The following proteins come from a genomic window of Malus sylvestris chromosome 4, drMalSylv7.2, whole genome shotgun sequence:
- the LOC126618327 gene encoding F-box protein At2g02240-like codes for MKRHRRDGDQPEMQKKTVDAGASGGGGGEGITCGGCGTPVSMVLDDDHHHVHMDLQEFPEGCIANVVSLTTPRDACRFEEVPELIVVWWLDIRGKIDTRILSPSTVYKAYLVFMLNERARGFGRDDPLKVKVGLFGEEETSSKRIVFPGRQNITGRPMEIDETQYPKKRPDGWLEVEIGEFFYSGEEDGGLMEMTCMDVDLHRMKRGLIVQGIEVRPKRV; via the coding sequence ATGAAGAGACACCGCCGCGACGGAGATCAACCAGAGATGCAAAAGAAAACAGTCGACGCCGGTGCatcaggaggaggaggaggagaaggaatcaCCTGCGGGGGCTGCGGGACGCCGGTGTCGATGGTACTCGATGACGATCATCATCACGTTCACATGGATCTGCAGGAGTTCCCCGAAGGATGCATAGCTAACGTCGTCTCCTTAACGACGCCTCGAGACGCGTGCAGGTTTGAGGAGGTGCCTGAGCTTATAGTTGTTTGGTGGCTTGACATTCGTGGCAAAATTGATACACGGATTCTTTCCCCCTCCACTGTCTACAAAGCTTATCTTGTGTTCATGTTAAATGAAAGGGCTAGAGGATTTGGTCGTGACGATCCCTTGAAGGTCAAGGTAGGACTTTTTGGGGAAGAAGAGACTAGTAGTAAGCGCATTGTGTTTCCGGGGAGACAGAACATTACCGGGAGACCCATGGAAATCGATGAAACTCAATATCCAAAGAAAAGGCCCGACGGCTGGCtggaggtggagattggagagtTTTTCTATTCAGGAGAAGAAGATGGGGGGTTAATGGAGATGACATGTATGGATGTTGACCTTCATAGAATGAAGAGAGGCCTTATTGTTCAGGGGATTGAAGTCAGGCCCAAAAGAGTGTAG
- the LOC126617597 gene encoding vacuolar protein sorting-associated protein 54, chloroplastic-like isoform X2 produces the protein MNQNHNYKSSSNASNKEMVIMDARPGKLNSRSNSISDPNTSQSLASILNNPNASDASSWVGWWSSSASVAPPEFAPLVPKSASDAVTRSDFQPYLASVSDHYNRFEDIINHVKKEKSDVDSIGGQGEALVACLREVPALYFKEDFALEDGATFRSACPFTNVSENLGLQEKLSHYLDVVELHLVKEISLRSNSFFEAQGQLEDLNVKIVEGCGRIRELKETILLLDVDLVECATQIHDLNETRSNLLALQQKLRLILYVNQALSALKLLVASADCAGALDVTDDLQHLLDGDELTGLHCFHHLRDRVAASIESINSILSAEFMRASIHDAGDTDVIIISRAKARASSLMNGEDGEIKLDDEETSNFQDRLLPVIIGLLRTAKLPSVLRLYRDQLTADMKSAIKNAVAELLPILVSRPLESDFTPGERIVDADGFGASLASKLRSLSSESFVQLLSAIFLIVRAHLVRAAEVKKAIEWIMCNLDGHYAADSVAAAIAVGAAAAETAQESDGQGGLLMPYSPQRVATKALSIQGKANDAASPSNISKNFRADVLRENTEAVVAACDAAHGRWAKLLGVRALLHPKLRLQEFLSIYNITQNFITATEKIGGRPGFSIRGTLQSQAKAFMDFQHESRMAKIKAVLDQETWVEVDVPDEFQVMVTSLFSSESLVTENLDTVQDNTETNYNEVATPSNSSHAADTGPSVAEQQSKGADSSETSAGITAKETPNSDGTEKNKADVANSVAQNNHSHVKERGKSTSQTLFYKGVGFHMVNCGLILMKMLSEYIDMNNFFPALSSEVVHRIVEILKFFNTRTCQLVLGAGAMQVSGLKSITSKHLALASQVISFTYAIIPEIRQILFLKVPETRKALLLSEIDRVAQDYKVHRDEIHSKLVQIMRERLLVHLRGLPQIVESWNRPEEADPQPSPFARSLTKEVGYLQRVLTRTLHEVDVQAIFRQVILVFHSQISEAFSRLEISTPQAKDRLRRDVTHILGCIRSLPSDKMSESSIPNWGQLDEFLVQRFGAEAG, from the exons ATGAACCAGAACCACAATTACAAGAGCAGCAGCAATGCCTCCAACAAAGAGATGGTAATCATGGACGCCCGACCCGGAAAGCTGAACAGCCGATCCAATTCCATATCCGACCCCAACACCAGCCAGAGCCTCGCCTCcatcctcaacaaccccaatGCCTCCGACGCCTCCTCCTGGGTCGGCTGGTGGTCCTCCTCCGCCTCCGTTGCCCCGCCCGAATTCGCACCTCTCGTGCCGAAATCTGCGTCCGACGCCGTGACCCGATCCGACTTCCAGCCCTACCTCGCCTCCGTCTCCGATCACTACAACCGCTTCGAGGACATCATCAACCACGTGAAGAAGGAGAAATCCGACGTCGATTCCATCGGTGGCCAAGGCGAAGCTCTCGTCGCTTGCCTCCGGGAGGTTCCGGCGCTCTATTTCAAGGAGGACTTCGCCCTGGAGGATGGCGCCACGTTCCGGTCGGCTTGCCCGTTCACGAACGTCTCAGAGAACCTGGGGCTGCAGGAGAAGCTGTCGCATTACTTGGACGTGGTGGAGCTTCACTTGGTGAAGGAGATCTCACTCCGTTCCAACTCCTTCTTTGAGGCGCAGGGGCAGCTGGAGGACTTGAATGTCAAGATCGTCGAGGGGTGCGGTCGGATTCGAGAGCTCAAGGAGACGATTCTGCTCTTGGATGTCGATTTGGTCGAGTGCGCAACGCAGATTCATGATTTGAATGAAACCAGGAGCAATTTGTTGGCTCTGCAGCAGAAATTGAGGCTCATTTTATATGTTAATCAAGCTCTTTCGGCACTTAAACTG CTTGTTGCCTCTGCAGATTGTGCTGGAGCCTTGGACGTCACAGACGATTTACAGCATTTGctg GATGGAGACGAGCTTACTGGTCTACATTGCTTCCATCACCTTAGGGATCGCGTAGCGGCTTCAATTGAATCCATAAACAG CATTCTTTCTGCAGAGTTTATGCGTGCTTCAATACACGATGCTGGAGATACAGATGTTATAATTATATCCAGAGCGAAAGCAAGGGCATCTAGTCTGATGAACGGAGAAGATGGTGAA ATTAAGTTGGATGATGAAGAAACCTCCAATTTTCAAGATCGTCTTCTTCCTGTCATTATTGGGTTGCTTAGAACA GCCAAGCTCCCTTCTGTGTTGAGGTTATATCGTGATCAACTTACAGCTGACATGAAGTCTGCTATCAAAAATGCCGTTGCAGAGCTGCTTCCCATTCTTGTTTCGCGACCACTGGAGTCAGATTTTACACCAGGGGAGCGAATAGTTGATGCAGATG GTTTTGGCGCATCACTTGCGAGCAAGTTGAGGAGCCTGTCATCTGAAAGCTTTGTTCAACTTTTAAGTGCTATTTTTCTGATTGTAAGG GCACATCTAGTGCGGGCTGCTGAAGTGAAGAAGGCCATTGAATGGATTATGTGCAACCTCGATGGTCACTATGCAGCCGATTCTGTTGCTGCAGCAATTGCAGTTGGTGCTGCAGCTGCAGAAACAGCTCAAGAGAGTGATGGTCAAGGTGGCTTGCTTATGCCATATTCACCTCAGAGGGTTGCTACAAAAGCCCTTTCAATTCAAGGGAAGGCAAATGATGCAGCAAGTCCTTCAAACATCTCTAAGAATTTTAG AGCTGATGTATTACGAGAAAACACAGAAGCTGTTGTTGCAGCATGTGATGCTGCTCATGGAAGATGGGCAAAGCTACTCGGGGTTCGTGCTCTTCTTCATCCTAAGTTGAGATTGCAGGAGTTTTTGAGCATATATAACATCACACAAAACTTTATAACAGCTACGGAGAAG ATAGGGGGAAGGCCAGGATTTAGCATCAGGGGAACACTACAGTCACAGGCCAAAGCCTTCATGGATTTTCAGCATGAATCTCGA ATGGCAAAAATTAAAGCTGTTCTTGACCAAGAAACGTGGGTGGAAGTGGATGTTCCTGATGAATTTCAGGTCATGGTCACTTCACTATTTAGTTCTGAATCATTGGTAACCGAGAACCTGGATACTGTCCAAGATAATACGGAAACAAACTACAATGAGGTGGCCACACCCAGTAATAGTTCACATGCAGCAGATACAGGACCATCAGTTGCTGAACAGCAATCTAAAGGGGCGGATTCTAGTGAAACATCTGCAGGTATTACTGCAAAGGAGACACCAAATTCTGATGGAACTGAGAAAAATAAGGCTGATGTTGCAAACTCTGTTGCTCAAAATAACCACAGCCACGTGAAGGAGCGAGGAAAATCAACCTCTCAAACCCTTTTCTACAAAGGTGTTGGTTTTCACATGGTAAACTG TGGCTTGATATTGATGAAGATGTTGTCAGAGTACATTGATATGAACAACTTTTTTCCAGCACTGTCCTCTGAAGTTGTTCATCGTATtgtagaaattttaaaatttttcaatACAAGAACGTGTCAGCTTGTTCTTGGTGCCGGTGCCATGCAG GTATCCGGTTTAAAGTCTATCACTTCTAAACACTTGGCCTTGGCAAGTCAAGTCATCAGTTTTACATATGCTATTATTCCTG AAATCAGGCAAATTCTTTTTCTAAAAGTGCCAGAGACAAGAAAAGCATTGTTGTTATCTGAAATTGATCGAGTAGCTCAG GATTATAAGGTTCATAGAGATGAAATACACAGCAAACTAGTTCAGATCATGAGAGAAAGGTTATTGGTTCATCTACGCGGGTTGCCTCAAATTGTAGAGAGCTGGAATAGACCTGAAGAGGCTGACCCACAGCCCAGCCCATTTGCTCGATCCCTTACCAAG GAAGTTGGATACTTGCAACGTGTTCTAACTCGAACTTTACATGAGGTCGATGTTCAAGCGATTTTCAG GCAAGTGATTTTGGTCTTCCATTCACAAATATCAGAGGCATTTTCACGGTTAGAGATCAGCACACCACAAGCCAAGGACAG GCTGCGCCGGGATGTCACACACATTCTTGGATGCATTCGATCTTTGCCGTCTGATAAAATGAGCGAATCTAGTATTCCAAACTGGGGTCAGCTAGATGAATTCTTGGTGCAGAGATTTGGCGCGGAAGCTGGTTAA
- the LOC126617597 gene encoding vacuolar protein sorting-associated protein 54, chloroplastic-like isoform X1, whose protein sequence is MNQNHNYKSSSNASNKEMVIMDARPGKLNSRSNSISDPNTSQSLASILNNPNASDASSWVGWWSSSASVAPPEFAPLVPKSASDAVTRSDFQPYLASVSDHYNRFEDIINHVKKEKSDVDSIGGQGEALVACLREVPALYFKEDFALEDGATFRSACPFTNVSENLGLQEKLSHYLDVVELHLVKEISLRSNSFFEAQGQLEDLNVKIVEGCGRIRELKETILLLDVDLVECATQIHDLNETRSNLLALQQKLRLILYVNQALSALKLLVASADCAGALDVTDDLQHLLDGDELTGLHCFHHLRDRVAASIESINSILSAEFMRASIHDAGDTDVIIISRAKARASSLMNGEDGEQIKLDDEETSNFQDRLLPVIIGLLRTAKLPSVLRLYRDQLTADMKSAIKNAVAELLPILVSRPLESDFTPGERIVDADGFGASLASKLRSLSSESFVQLLSAIFLIVRAHLVRAAEVKKAIEWIMCNLDGHYAADSVAAAIAVGAAAAETAQESDGQGGLLMPYSPQRVATKALSIQGKANDAASPSNISKNFRADVLRENTEAVVAACDAAHGRWAKLLGVRALLHPKLRLQEFLSIYNITQNFITATEKIGGRPGFSIRGTLQSQAKAFMDFQHESRMAKIKAVLDQETWVEVDVPDEFQVMVTSLFSSESLVTENLDTVQDNTETNYNEVATPSNSSHAADTGPSVAEQQSKGADSSETSAGITAKETPNSDGTEKNKADVANSVAQNNHSHVKERGKSTSQTLFYKGVGFHMVNCGLILMKMLSEYIDMNNFFPALSSEVVHRIVEILKFFNTRTCQLVLGAGAMQVSGLKSITSKHLALASQVISFTYAIIPEIRQILFLKVPETRKALLLSEIDRVAQDYKVHRDEIHSKLVQIMRERLLVHLRGLPQIVESWNRPEEADPQPSPFARSLTKEVGYLQRVLTRTLHEVDVQAIFRQVILVFHSQISEAFSRLEISTPQAKDRLRRDVTHILGCIRSLPSDKMSESSIPNWGQLDEFLVQRFGAEAG, encoded by the exons ATGAACCAGAACCACAATTACAAGAGCAGCAGCAATGCCTCCAACAAAGAGATGGTAATCATGGACGCCCGACCCGGAAAGCTGAACAGCCGATCCAATTCCATATCCGACCCCAACACCAGCCAGAGCCTCGCCTCcatcctcaacaaccccaatGCCTCCGACGCCTCCTCCTGGGTCGGCTGGTGGTCCTCCTCCGCCTCCGTTGCCCCGCCCGAATTCGCACCTCTCGTGCCGAAATCTGCGTCCGACGCCGTGACCCGATCCGACTTCCAGCCCTACCTCGCCTCCGTCTCCGATCACTACAACCGCTTCGAGGACATCATCAACCACGTGAAGAAGGAGAAATCCGACGTCGATTCCATCGGTGGCCAAGGCGAAGCTCTCGTCGCTTGCCTCCGGGAGGTTCCGGCGCTCTATTTCAAGGAGGACTTCGCCCTGGAGGATGGCGCCACGTTCCGGTCGGCTTGCCCGTTCACGAACGTCTCAGAGAACCTGGGGCTGCAGGAGAAGCTGTCGCATTACTTGGACGTGGTGGAGCTTCACTTGGTGAAGGAGATCTCACTCCGTTCCAACTCCTTCTTTGAGGCGCAGGGGCAGCTGGAGGACTTGAATGTCAAGATCGTCGAGGGGTGCGGTCGGATTCGAGAGCTCAAGGAGACGATTCTGCTCTTGGATGTCGATTTGGTCGAGTGCGCAACGCAGATTCATGATTTGAATGAAACCAGGAGCAATTTGTTGGCTCTGCAGCAGAAATTGAGGCTCATTTTATATGTTAATCAAGCTCTTTCGGCACTTAAACTG CTTGTTGCCTCTGCAGATTGTGCTGGAGCCTTGGACGTCACAGACGATTTACAGCATTTGctg GATGGAGACGAGCTTACTGGTCTACATTGCTTCCATCACCTTAGGGATCGCGTAGCGGCTTCAATTGAATCCATAAACAG CATTCTTTCTGCAGAGTTTATGCGTGCTTCAATACACGATGCTGGAGATACAGATGTTATAATTATATCCAGAGCGAAAGCAAGGGCATCTAGTCTGATGAACGGAGAAGATGGTGAA CAGATTAAGTTGGATGATGAAGAAACCTCCAATTTTCAAGATCGTCTTCTTCCTGTCATTATTGGGTTGCTTAGAACA GCCAAGCTCCCTTCTGTGTTGAGGTTATATCGTGATCAACTTACAGCTGACATGAAGTCTGCTATCAAAAATGCCGTTGCAGAGCTGCTTCCCATTCTTGTTTCGCGACCACTGGAGTCAGATTTTACACCAGGGGAGCGAATAGTTGATGCAGATG GTTTTGGCGCATCACTTGCGAGCAAGTTGAGGAGCCTGTCATCTGAAAGCTTTGTTCAACTTTTAAGTGCTATTTTTCTGATTGTAAGG GCACATCTAGTGCGGGCTGCTGAAGTGAAGAAGGCCATTGAATGGATTATGTGCAACCTCGATGGTCACTATGCAGCCGATTCTGTTGCTGCAGCAATTGCAGTTGGTGCTGCAGCTGCAGAAACAGCTCAAGAGAGTGATGGTCAAGGTGGCTTGCTTATGCCATATTCACCTCAGAGGGTTGCTACAAAAGCCCTTTCAATTCAAGGGAAGGCAAATGATGCAGCAAGTCCTTCAAACATCTCTAAGAATTTTAG AGCTGATGTATTACGAGAAAACACAGAAGCTGTTGTTGCAGCATGTGATGCTGCTCATGGAAGATGGGCAAAGCTACTCGGGGTTCGTGCTCTTCTTCATCCTAAGTTGAGATTGCAGGAGTTTTTGAGCATATATAACATCACACAAAACTTTATAACAGCTACGGAGAAG ATAGGGGGAAGGCCAGGATTTAGCATCAGGGGAACACTACAGTCACAGGCCAAAGCCTTCATGGATTTTCAGCATGAATCTCGA ATGGCAAAAATTAAAGCTGTTCTTGACCAAGAAACGTGGGTGGAAGTGGATGTTCCTGATGAATTTCAGGTCATGGTCACTTCACTATTTAGTTCTGAATCATTGGTAACCGAGAACCTGGATACTGTCCAAGATAATACGGAAACAAACTACAATGAGGTGGCCACACCCAGTAATAGTTCACATGCAGCAGATACAGGACCATCAGTTGCTGAACAGCAATCTAAAGGGGCGGATTCTAGTGAAACATCTGCAGGTATTACTGCAAAGGAGACACCAAATTCTGATGGAACTGAGAAAAATAAGGCTGATGTTGCAAACTCTGTTGCTCAAAATAACCACAGCCACGTGAAGGAGCGAGGAAAATCAACCTCTCAAACCCTTTTCTACAAAGGTGTTGGTTTTCACATGGTAAACTG TGGCTTGATATTGATGAAGATGTTGTCAGAGTACATTGATATGAACAACTTTTTTCCAGCACTGTCCTCTGAAGTTGTTCATCGTATtgtagaaattttaaaatttttcaatACAAGAACGTGTCAGCTTGTTCTTGGTGCCGGTGCCATGCAG GTATCCGGTTTAAAGTCTATCACTTCTAAACACTTGGCCTTGGCAAGTCAAGTCATCAGTTTTACATATGCTATTATTCCTG AAATCAGGCAAATTCTTTTTCTAAAAGTGCCAGAGACAAGAAAAGCATTGTTGTTATCTGAAATTGATCGAGTAGCTCAG GATTATAAGGTTCATAGAGATGAAATACACAGCAAACTAGTTCAGATCATGAGAGAAAGGTTATTGGTTCATCTACGCGGGTTGCCTCAAATTGTAGAGAGCTGGAATAGACCTGAAGAGGCTGACCCACAGCCCAGCCCATTTGCTCGATCCCTTACCAAG GAAGTTGGATACTTGCAACGTGTTCTAACTCGAACTTTACATGAGGTCGATGTTCAAGCGATTTTCAG GCAAGTGATTTTGGTCTTCCATTCACAAATATCAGAGGCATTTTCACGGTTAGAGATCAGCACACCACAAGCCAAGGACAG GCTGCGCCGGGATGTCACACACATTCTTGGATGCATTCGATCTTTGCCGTCTGATAAAATGAGCGAATCTAGTATTCCAAACTGGGGTCAGCTAGATGAATTCTTGGTGCAGAGATTTGGCGCGGAAGCTGGTTAA